The Nitriliruptor alkaliphilus DSM 45188 genome includes a region encoding these proteins:
- a CDS encoding tetratricopeptide repeat protein: protein MAADDPTTPPDGPRKAKPVPPPPPPPPAPDAEAETGDGRPPASQRRPPGRGGSSSRDAEQAPRTKPDARDGAGRGEAPGLSRGGATRREPVRGAKGSGGSGRGAPRRAPFSPQSRSSTPQTPGGNRGRPVGAEKARRRQDAPTRRPESKPAPARPDLPVGDEPNLPKAVKKDLERTLGKGRRTDEVALALSVGSQAIDELAIDLALEYLAWAKDQAPRVAPIREAYGVARYLAEDFAGALTELQAYARISGRNDQNHVIADCHRALGRDLERIEEVARPLLDDDRAPADRRAEAGIVLAAALGDAGRVEDGIGVLGAILAERRDRDHEHHLRVRSLLADLAVRAGDRDTAARHLQVLLAADDDGTFEARERLDALGDTN from the coding sequence GTGGCCGCAGACGACCCCACCACCCCGCCCGACGGACCGCGCAAGGCCAAGCCGGTGCCGCCCCCACCGCCCCCGCCGCCGGCGCCCGACGCCGAGGCGGAGACCGGCGACGGCCGGCCGCCGGCATCGCAGCGGCGGCCCCCGGGACGTGGTGGCAGCTCGAGCCGCGACGCCGAACAGGCTCCTCGCACGAAGCCCGATGCCCGCGATGGCGCGGGCCGTGGCGAGGCGCCCGGCCTCTCACGCGGCGGTGCGACCCGCAGGGAACCGGTCCGCGGCGCCAAGGGCTCGGGCGGCAGCGGTCGCGGCGCGCCGCGCCGCGCACCGTTCTCCCCACAGTCGCGCAGCTCCACCCCGCAGACCCCGGGCGGCAACCGGGGACGCCCCGTCGGCGCCGAGAAGGCGCGCCGCCGTCAGGACGCACCGACGCGTCGGCCCGAGTCGAAGCCGGCTCCCGCGCGACCGGATCTGCCCGTCGGCGACGAGCCGAACCTGCCCAAAGCCGTCAAGAAGGACCTCGAGCGGACCCTCGGCAAGGGGCGACGCACCGATGAGGTGGCCCTGGCGCTCAGCGTCGGCAGCCAGGCGATCGACGAGCTCGCCATCGACCTCGCCCTCGAGTACCTCGCGTGGGCCAAGGACCAGGCGCCGCGGGTCGCGCCGATCCGTGAGGCCTACGGGGTCGCCCGCTACCTCGCCGAGGACTTCGCCGGGGCCCTGACCGAGCTGCAGGCGTACGCGCGCATCTCGGGTCGCAACGACCAGAACCACGTCATCGCCGACTGCCACCGGGCGCTAGGACGGGACCTCGAGCGCATCGAGGAGGTCGCGCGGCCGTTGCTCGACGACGACCGTGCACCGGCGGACCGTCGCGCGGAGGCCGGGATCGTCCTCGCCGCAGCGCTCGGCGATGCCGGCCGTGTCGAGGACGGGATCGGGGTGCTCGGCGCGATCCTGGCCGAACGCCGCGACCGGGACCACGAGCACCACCTCCGGGTGCGCTCGCTGCTCGCTGACCTGGCGGTCCGCGCGGGGGACCGGGACACGGCCGCGCGTCACCTGCAGGTGCTGCTCGCCGCGGACGACGACGGCACCTTCGAGGCACGCGAACGTCTCGACGCGCTCGGCGACACGAACTGA